A stretch of the Bradyrhizobium sp. CCBAU 53351 genome encodes the following:
- a CDS encoding endonuclease domain-containing protein translates to MPHAVVSERQRSKAKDLRRAMTRAETLLWRYLKANRMDGVGIRRQTPIGNYIADFVCFSSKLIIELDGESHNFEERQKKDERRDAFFAAEGFQVLRFNNDQVMTNLEGVVEAIRQAASAGARGSPPSLTLPHKGGGNTGTDQDQFVNTDKSRGTQP, encoded by the coding sequence ATGCCGCACGCAGTTGTGAGCGAGCGTCAGCGCAGCAAGGCGAAGGATCTTCGCCGAGCGATGACGCGCGCCGAAACACTGCTGTGGCGTTACTTGAAAGCTAACCGCATGGATGGCGTTGGGATCCGTCGCCAGACGCCGATCGGAAACTACATCGCTGACTTCGTGTGCTTCTCCTCAAAGCTCATCATCGAACTCGATGGAGAATCCCACAATTTCGAGGAACGTCAGAAGAAGGACGAGCGTCGTGACGCGTTCTTCGCAGCTGAGGGCTTTCAGGTCCTGCGCTTCAACAACGATCAGGTGATGACGAACCTTGAGGGAGTTGTTGAGGCAATTCGCCAGGCAGCTTCCGCCGGAGCCCGCGGCTCACCCCCCTCCCTGACCCTCCCCCACAAGGGGGGAGGGAACACTGGCACCGACCAAGATCAATTCGTAAACACCGACAAGAGCCGAGGCACACAGCCATGA
- the infC gene encoding translation initiation factor IF-3, giving the protein MRRPNKAPPAASKDGPRINDDIRNAQIQLIDAAGDNKGTVETVMAIRMAQEAGMDLVEISPNVSPPVCKIMDYGKYKYSAQKKAAEARKRQKTVEIKEIKLRPMIDDHDYDVKMRAMQRFFEEGDKVKITLRYRGREMAHQEIGTKLLDKIKTDVAELAKVEQDARFEGRQVVMVLAPR; this is encoded by the coding sequence ATTCGCCGTCCTAATAAAGCTCCGCCCGCTGCCAGCAAAGACGGGCCGCGCATCAATGATGATATCCGCAATGCGCAGATCCAGCTGATCGACGCGGCCGGTGACAACAAAGGCACCGTCGAGACAGTTATGGCAATCCGCATGGCTCAGGAAGCCGGCATGGATCTTGTCGAGATCTCGCCGAACGTCAGCCCTCCCGTCTGCAAAATTATGGACTACGGGAAGTACAAGTATTCGGCACAGAAGAAAGCCGCCGAAGCCCGCAAGCGGCAGAAGACCGTCGAGATCAAGGAGATCAAGCTCCGCCCGATGATCGACGATCACGATTACGACGTGAAGATGCGCGCGATGCAGCGGTTCTTCGAAGAGGGCGACAAGGTCAAGATCACGCTGCGCTATCGCGGCCGCGAAATGGCGCACCAGGAGATCGGCACCAAGTTGCTGGACAAGATCAAGACCGACGTGGCCGAACTCGCCAAGGTCGAGCAGGACGCGCGATTCGAGGGCCGCCAGGTCGTCATGGTGCTGGCGCCACGCTGA
- the rplT gene encoding 50S ribosomal protein L20, translating into MSRVKRGVTAHAKHKKVYKAAKGFYGRRKNTIRAAKPAVEKAMQYAFRDRKRKKRTFRALWIQRINAAVRPFGMTYSRFIDGMAKSGITVDRKVLSDLAVNEPAAFQAIAEKAKAALAA; encoded by the coding sequence ATGTCTCGCGTCAAACGCGGTGTGACCGCCCACGCCAAGCACAAGAAAGTCTACAAGGCCGCCAAGGGCTTCTACGGCCGCCGCAAGAACACCATCCGCGCCGCCAAGCCGGCGGTCGAGAAGGCGATGCAGTACGCCTTCCGTGACCGCAAGCGCAAGAAGCGGACGTTCCGCGCGCTCTGGATCCAGCGCATCAACGCTGCCGTCCGTCCGTTCGGCATGACCTACAGCCGGTTTATCGACGGCATGGCCAAGTCCGGGATCACCGTGGACCGCAAGGTGCTGTCGGATCTGGCGGTCAACGAGCCCGCCGCGTTCCAGGCGATCGCCGAGAAGGCCAAAGCCGCGCTGGCGGCCTGA
- the queG gene encoding tRNA epoxyqueuosine(34) reductase QueG — translation MAGRRAGIADLRGPGFLSSDPTELKTALAREARELGFDCIGVTAPGTIENAGRYFLEFIASGGHGDMDWLAAQPERRVDPRGLWSDVRSVIMLGVNYGPDSDPLAILKQRTRAAISVYAQGDDYHDLIKKRLKALARWLVATAPSDVKVFVDTAAVMEKPLAQTAGLGWQGKHTNLVSRGFGSWLFLGAIYTTLELSRDAAEIDHCGSCQACLDICPTAAFPAPYKLDARRCISYLTIENKGPIPIEFRKAIGNRIYGCDDCLAACPWNKFAQEGREAKLAARDELRAPSLSELARLDDAAFRALFTKSPVKRIGRDRFLRNVLIAIGNSGDTALAGEVRRLLEDANPLVRGAAVWALGELVEREEFVALRHAALDKESDESVREEWRVAS, via the coding sequence ATGGCTGGCCGGCGTGCCGGCATCGCGGACCTACGTGGACCTGGATTTCTGAGCTCCGATCCGACTGAACTGAAAACGGCGCTCGCACGCGAAGCGCGTGAGCTCGGCTTCGACTGCATCGGCGTTACCGCACCCGGCACGATCGAGAACGCCGGAAGATACTTCCTCGAGTTCATCGCATCCGGCGGCCATGGCGACATGGACTGGCTGGCCGCGCAGCCGGAGCGCCGCGTCGATCCACGCGGGCTGTGGAGCGACGTGCGGAGCGTGATCATGCTCGGCGTCAATTATGGTCCCGACTCCGATCCACTGGCGATCCTGAAGCAGCGCACGCGCGCAGCGATCTCGGTCTATGCGCAAGGCGACGATTATCACGACCTCATCAAGAAACGACTGAAGGCGCTGGCGCGCTGGCTGGTCGCGACCGCGCCGTCGGACGTGAAAGTGTTCGTCGACACCGCGGCGGTGATGGAGAAGCCGCTGGCGCAGACCGCGGGTCTCGGCTGGCAGGGCAAGCACACCAACCTCGTCTCGCGCGGGTTCGGCTCATGGCTGTTCCTCGGCGCGATCTACACAACGCTGGAGTTGTCGCGCGACGCCGCGGAGATCGATCATTGCGGCTCGTGCCAGGCCTGCCTCGACATCTGCCCGACCGCGGCATTCCCCGCGCCCTACAAGCTCGATGCGCGGCGCTGCATCTCCTATCTCACCATCGAGAACAAGGGGCCGATCCCGATCGAATTCCGCAAAGCCATCGGCAATCGCATCTATGGCTGCGACGACTGTCTCGCCGCCTGTCCATGGAACAAGTTCGCGCAGGAGGGACGCGAAGCGAAGCTCGCCGCGCGCGATGAGTTGCGCGCACCGTCACTTTCCGAGCTGGCGCGGCTCGACGACGCCGCGTTTCGCGCGCTGTTCACAAAGTCACCGGTGAAACGCATCGGCCGCGACCGCTTCTTGCGCAACGTGCTGATCGCGATCGGCAACTCCGGCGATACAGCGCTGGCGGGCGAGGTACGGCGATTGCTGGAGGACGCGAACCCGCTGGTGCGTGGGGCGGCGGTGTGGGCGCTGGGGGAGTTGGTGGAGCGCGAAGAGTTTGTTGCGTTGAGGCATGCTGCGTTGGACAAAGAATCCGACGAGAGTGTGCGTGAGGAGTGGCGCGTCGCCTCCTAA
- the pheS gene encoding phenylalanine--tRNA ligase subunit alpha, giving the protein MTDLAQLQAQIIADIAAAADEGALEAVRVAALGKKGSISALLATLGKMSPDERKSQGAAINQAKDEVTQALAARRDVLKSAALDARLASETVDVTLPLREAQAEAGRIHPLSQVWDELTTIFADMGFSVAEGPDIETDDYNFTKLNFPEGHPAREMHDTFFFHPKEDGSRMLLRTHTSPVQVRTMLSQKPPIRVICPGRTYRIDSDATHTPQFHQVEGLVIDKTSHLGHLKWILHEFCKAFFEVDHINMRFRPSFFPFTEPSLEVDIQCRRDKGEIRFGEGEDWLEILGCGMVHPNVLRACGIDPDEYQGFAWGMGIDRIAMLKYGIADLRQLFDSDVRWLSHYGFKPLEVPTLAGGLST; this is encoded by the coding sequence ATGACCGATCTTGCCCAGCTCCAAGCCCAGATCATCGCCGACATCGCCGCCGCCGCCGACGAGGGCGCGCTCGAAGCCGTGCGCGTCGCAGCCCTCGGCAAGAAGGGTTCGATCTCCGCGCTGCTCGCAACGCTCGGCAAGATGTCGCCGGACGAGCGCAAGTCGCAAGGGGCCGCGATCAACCAGGCCAAGGACGAAGTCACCCAGGCGCTCGCGGCAAGGCGCGACGTCCTGAAATCGGCGGCGCTCGATGCGCGGCTGGCGTCCGAGACCGTCGACGTCACGCTGCCGCTGCGCGAGGCTCAGGCCGAAGCCGGCCGCATCCATCCGCTGAGCCAGGTCTGGGACGAGCTGACCACGATCTTCGCCGACATGGGATTCTCGGTGGCCGAAGGTCCTGACATCGAGACCGACGATTACAACTTCACCAAGCTGAATTTCCCGGAAGGCCATCCCGCGCGCGAGATGCACGACACGTTCTTCTTCCATCCGAAGGAGGACGGCTCGCGCATGCTGCTGCGGACCCACACCTCGCCGGTGCAGGTGCGCACCATGCTGAGCCAGAAGCCGCCGATCCGCGTGATCTGCCCGGGCCGTACCTACCGCATCGATTCGGACGCGACCCACACGCCGCAATTCCACCAGGTCGAAGGCCTCGTCATCGACAAGACCTCGCATCTCGGCCACCTCAAATGGATCCTGCACGAATTCTGCAAGGCGTTCTTCGAGGTCGACCACATCAACATGCGCTTCCGGCCCTCGTTCTTCCCGTTCACCGAGCCGTCGCTGGAAGTCGACATCCAGTGCCGCCGCGACAAGGGCGAGATCCGCTTCGGCGAGGGCGAGGACTGGCTCGAGATCCTCGGCTGCGGCATGGTGCATCCGAACGTGCTGCGCGCCTGCGGCATCGATCCCGACGAGTACCAGGGCTTCGCCTGGGGCATGGGCATCGACCGCATCGCCATGCTGAAATACGGCATCGCCGATTTGCGCCAGCTGTTCGACAGCGACGTCCGCTGGCTGAGCCATTACGGGTTCAAGCCGCTGGAGGTGCCGACGCTGGCTGGGGGGTTGAGCACGTGA
- the rpmI gene encoding 50S ribosomal protein L35, with product MPKLKTKSGAKKRFKVTATGKVMHAQRGKRHGMIKRTKKQIRQLRGTRVLFKTDGDNVKKYFLPNA from the coding sequence ATGCCCAAGCTGAAGACCAAATCGGGCGCTAAAAAGCGCTTCAAGGTGACTGCCACCGGCAAAGTGATGCACGCCCAGCGCGGCAAGCGTCACGGCATGATCAAGCGGACGAAGAAGCAGATCCGTCAGCTCCGCGGCACCCGCGTGCTGTTCAAGACCGACGGCGACAACGTCAAGAAGTACTTCTTGCCGAACGCCTGA
- a CDS encoding acyl-CoA thioesterase domain-containing protein: MTNMPFFTRDGDTFHPTEVANGPWDPKSLHGRVIVGLLGFAIEERHSGPDLVPARLTVDMFRLPTIDKPIEVTTRLVRDGLRIRVVEAEFVSGGVSMARASCQLLRKTQNPDGNVWSPPNWDVPKPSDIPKPADPRLGMNGKWTTRPIVGHMGSLGPRRLWMSEVRELVAGVPMTPFVHVATGADFASPFANAGDKGLGYINSDVTIYLHRLPVTEWIGFEVVNHQATDGVAIGECWLYDEAGPIGTATVAALAQRKPMANPSKR; encoded by the coding sequence ATGACAAACATGCCTTTCTTCACCCGCGACGGCGACACATTCCATCCGACGGAAGTCGCGAACGGTCCATGGGATCCGAAATCGCTGCATGGTCGCGTCATCGTCGGCCTGCTGGGCTTCGCCATCGAAGAGCGCCATTCCGGTCCCGACCTGGTGCCGGCGCGGCTCACCGTCGACATGTTTCGGCTGCCGACCATCGACAAGCCGATCGAGGTGACGACGCGCCTTGTGCGCGACGGGCTGCGCATCCGCGTGGTCGAGGCGGAATTCGTCTCCGGCGGCGTCAGCATGGCGCGCGCCTCCTGCCAGCTGCTGCGCAAGACGCAAAATCCCGACGGCAATGTCTGGTCGCCGCCGAACTGGGACGTGCCGAAGCCGTCAGACATTCCAAAACCTGCCGATCCCAGGCTCGGCATGAACGGCAAATGGACGACGCGCCCGATCGTCGGCCACATGGGCTCGCTCGGGCCGCGCCGGCTCTGGATGAGCGAGGTGCGCGAGCTCGTTGCCGGCGTCCCGATGACGCCGTTCGTCCACGTCGCCACCGGCGCCGATTTCGCAAGCCCCTTTGCCAATGCCGGCGACAAGGGTCTCGGCTACATCAACAGCGACGTGACGATCTATCTGCATCGCCTGCCGGTAACGGAGTGGATCGGTTTCGAGGTGGTGAACCATCAGGCGACCGACGGCGTCGCGATCGGCGAATGCTGGCTCTATGACGAAGCGGGCCCGATCGGCACCGCAACGGTCGCCGCGCTGGCGCAGCGCAAGCCGATGGCGAATCCGTCGAAGCGGTAG
- a CDS encoding carboxylesterase translates to MTSAIPDAVPDFINVGEGPSARRIAVRRRAGKDHVSGPGLVWLGGFKSDMQGGKALALDAWARDHGRAIVRFDYSGHGESGGDFADGTIGSWLEDSVAVFGRFCEGPQVLIGSSMGGWMALLLAREIKKRQEKQQAKASLAGLVLIAPAPDFTEELMWKNFSPAAKQEIETKGVWMRPSDYGDGSPYPITRKLIEEGRNHLVLGSAIDLGCPVRILQGAQDPDVPWQHAFALTHRLPADDVVLTMIQDGDHRLSRPQDIARILAAVAEIG, encoded by the coding sequence ATGACTTCAGCAATTCCCGATGCCGTGCCCGACTTCATCAACGTGGGCGAGGGGCCGTCCGCACGCAGGATCGCGGTGCGCCGCCGTGCCGGGAAGGACCATGTCTCGGGGCCTGGCCTGGTCTGGTTGGGCGGATTCAAGTCGGACATGCAGGGCGGCAAGGCCTTGGCACTGGATGCCTGGGCCCGGGATCACGGCCGCGCCATCGTCCGGTTCGACTATTCCGGTCACGGCGAATCCGGCGGCGATTTCGCCGATGGAACCATCGGCAGTTGGCTCGAGGACAGCGTCGCGGTGTTCGGGCGCTTTTGCGAGGGGCCGCAGGTTCTGATCGGCTCCTCCATGGGCGGCTGGATGGCGCTGTTGCTCGCGCGCGAGATCAAGAAGCGGCAGGAGAAACAACAAGCCAAGGCCTCGCTTGCGGGGCTCGTGCTGATCGCGCCGGCGCCCGATTTCACCGAAGAGCTGATGTGGAAGAATTTTTCGCCTGCTGCGAAGCAGGAGATCGAGACCAAGGGCGTCTGGATGCGGCCGTCGGACTATGGCGACGGCTCGCCCTATCCGATCACGCGGAAGCTGATCGAGGAGGGGCGCAACCATCTCGTGCTCGGCAGCGCCATCGATCTCGGCTGCCCGGTTCGCATCCTGCAGGGCGCCCAGGACCCGGATGTGCCCTGGCAGCACGCCTTCGCGCTGACGCACCGTCTGCCGGCCGACGACGTCGTGCTGACCATGATCCAGGACGGCGACCACCGCCTCTCCCGCCCGCAAGACATCGCGCGCATTCTTGCCGCGGTGGCCGAGATCGGGTGA
- a CDS encoding sulfite exporter TauE/SafE family protein, whose protein sequence is MTLADFLPKDVSLTIAMALCAVAFVSGTARGFSGFGSALIFMPLASSIAAPRLVAALLLVIDFVSAAPLLPDAWRKADRKATAVIVLGALVGVPVGTYFLSVLEPVTTRWIISCFVTALLLLLLSGWRYRGKDHSWLSVGIGGLSGFCSGLAQTGGPPIVGYWLGRPIAPIVARANIVLFFGASDFFSMISYATTGLISRESLVLSLIVGPVYAIGVAFGASLFGRASEKVFRGICYGLIALAVIFGLPALDGVLRR, encoded by the coding sequence ATGACGCTCGCTGATTTCCTCCCCAAGGACGTCAGCCTCACCATCGCGATGGCGCTCTGCGCCGTCGCTTTCGTTTCGGGCACCGCCCGCGGCTTCTCCGGCTTCGGTTCGGCGCTGATCTTCATGCCGCTCGCGAGCAGCATCGCGGCGCCGCGGCTCGTTGCGGCGCTCCTGCTCGTCATCGATTTCGTCTCGGCGGCGCCGCTGCTGCCGGACGCGTGGCGGAAGGCTGACCGCAAGGCCACCGCCGTGATCGTGCTGGGCGCGCTGGTCGGCGTCCCCGTCGGCACCTATTTCCTCAGCGTGCTCGAGCCCGTCACCACGCGCTGGATCATCTCCTGCTTCGTCACCGCGCTCCTGCTTCTGCTGCTGTCGGGCTGGCGCTATCGCGGCAAGGACCATTCCTGGCTCTCGGTCGGCATCGGCGGGCTCTCCGGCTTCTGCAGCGGCCTCGCGCAGACCGGCGGCCCGCCGATCGTCGGCTATTGGCTCGGCCGACCGATCGCGCCGATCGTCGCGCGCGCCAACATCGTGCTGTTCTTCGGCGCCTCTGATTTCTTCTCGATGATCAGTTACGCGACCACGGGCCTGATCAGCCGCGAATCGCTGGTGCTCTCGCTGATCGTCGGCCCGGTCTATGCGATCGGCGTCGCGTTCGGCGCCTCGCTGTTCGGGCGCGCGAGCGAGAAGGTGTTTCGCGGGATTTGCTACGGACTGATTGCGTTGGCGGTGATTTTTGGATTACCGGCGCTGGACGGGGTGTTGCGCCGATAA
- a CDS encoding nuclear transport factor 2 family protein, translated as MTTIAMLRAFCDAVEQRNGRAFAELFTEDGVYHDVFYGAFAGREKIAAMIDDWFYRTATDFRWDMHDPVTDGATLYARYTFSYRSTLPEANGARAMFEGVAIMTLREGQIVSYHEVANTAPAFVDLKFAPERIAKIVAKQGMELKQRPEMQRHLT; from the coding sequence ATGACCACCATCGCCATGCTGCGCGCTTTCTGCGACGCCGTCGAGCAACGCAACGGCCGCGCCTTTGCCGAGCTCTTCACCGAGGACGGCGTCTATCACGACGTCTTCTACGGCGCCTTCGCAGGCCGCGAAAAGATCGCCGCGATGATCGACGACTGGTTCTATCGCACGGCGACCGATTTTCGCTGGGACATGCATGACCCCGTCACTGACGGCGCCACGCTCTATGCGCGGTACACCTTCAGCTATCGCTCGACGCTGCCGGAAGCGAATGGTGCGCGTGCGATGTTCGAGGGCGTGGCGATCATGACGCTTCGTGAGGGGCAGATCGTCAGCTATCACGAGGTCGCCAACACGGCGCCGGCGTTCGTCGATCTGAAGTTCGCGCCGGAAAGAATCGCGAAGATCGTCGCCAAGCAGGGCATGGAATTGAAGCAGCGGCCGGAGATGCAGCGGCATCTCACCTGA
- a CDS encoding NAD(P)/FAD-dependent oxidoreductase has product MTITRRGFLVASAGLAAMPVLRASAAPLPREADIVVVGAGAAGIAAARRIMATGRKVVVVEAASQIGGRCITDSTTFDTPFDRGARWMHNPDTNPMIRLARSAGLDVLPAPSGQKMRIGRRNARAGETEQFLAALVRANRAIDEAARGKLDTSCASVLPKDLGDWAGAAEFMLGASFAGKDLKELSAIDKGRAQDRNAAIACRQGLGTLITRLGEQAPVALSSPVSRIAWSSRDVGVETQAGKIAARAVIVTVSTNVLTSGAIKFAPDIPKRTLDAASKLGLGSYDRIMLQLPGNPLGLSRDDSLIEQSNSTRTALMFANIGGSSLCSIDVGGAFGRELSEQGEKAMVAFAREWITKLFGSEAAAAVQKTSVTRWNASPYVMGAMSAASPGGQLSRKILTEPIGNVFLAGEATHETLWGTVDGAWESGERAADAALRKIGALKDDPADVPTQSTKKRRVPRQ; this is encoded by the coding sequence ATGACAATCACGCGCCGCGGTTTCCTTGTCGCGTCGGCGGGCCTTGCCGCGATGCCGGTCCTGCGCGCAAGCGCCGCGCCCTTGCCGCGCGAGGCCGACATCGTCGTGGTCGGGGCGGGGGCTGCGGGCATCGCCGCGGCGCGGCGCATCATGGCGACGGGCCGCAAGGTCGTCGTGGTGGAAGCGGCATCGCAAATTGGCGGCCGCTGTATCACCGACAGCACGACCTTCGACACGCCGTTCGACCGCGGTGCGCGCTGGATGCACAATCCCGACACTAATCCGATGATCCGGCTGGCGCGCAGCGCCGGGCTCGACGTGCTGCCGGCGCCGTCCGGCCAGAAGATGCGTATCGGCCGCCGCAACGCGCGTGCGGGCGAAACCGAGCAGTTCCTGGCGGCGCTGGTGCGCGCCAACCGCGCCATCGACGAGGCGGCGCGGGGCAAGCTCGATACTTCCTGCGCGTCCGTGCTGCCGAAGGATCTCGGCGACTGGGCGGGCGCGGCCGAGTTCATGCTGGGCGCGAGCTTCGCCGGCAAGGATCTGAAGGAGCTGTCCGCGATCGACAAGGGCCGCGCGCAGGACCGCAACGCGGCGATCGCCTGCCGTCAGGGCTTGGGCACGCTGATCACCAGGCTCGGCGAGCAGGCGCCGGTGGCGCTGTCGAGCCCGGTGAGCCGCATAGCCTGGAGCAGCCGCGACGTTGGTGTGGAGACGCAAGCGGGCAAGATCGCCGCGCGCGCCGTCATCGTCACGGTCTCGACCAACGTGCTGACATCTGGCGCGATCAAGTTCGCGCCTGACATTCCCAAGCGCACGCTGGACGCGGCGTCGAAACTCGGTCTCGGCAGCTATGATCGCATCATGCTGCAATTGCCGGGCAATCCGCTCGGCCTGTCGCGCGACGACAGCCTGATCGAGCAGAGCAATTCGACACGCACGGCGCTGATGTTCGCCAATATCGGGGGATCCTCGCTCTGCTCCATCGATGTCGGCGGCGCGTTCGGCCGCGAACTGTCCGAGCAGGGCGAGAAGGCCATGGTCGCCTTTGCCAGGGAATGGATCACGAAGCTGTTTGGCAGCGAGGCGGCGGCCGCCGTGCAGAAGACCAGCGTCACGCGCTGGAACGCCTCGCCCTACGTGATGGGCGCGATGTCGGCGGCGTCACCCGGCGGTCAGCTCTCGCGAAAAATTCTGACCGAGCCGATCGGCAATGTGTTCCTCGCCGGCGAAGCCACCCATGAGACGTTGTGGGGCACCGTCGACGGCGCCTGGGAAAGTGGCGAGCGTGCCGCGGATGCCGCCCTGCGCAAGATCGGCGCGCTCAAGGACGACCCGGCGGATGTGCCGACGCAATCGACCAAGAAGCGGCGAGTGCCGCGGCAATAG
- the pheT gene encoding phenylalanine--tRNA ligase subunit beta: MKFTLSWLKDHLETDEPLDRLAEKLTMIGLEVENIEDKAKALKPFTIAKVISAEQHPNADRLRVCMVDTGDGGAPVQVVCGAPNARAGLVSVFSPPGTYIPGKDITLGVGTIRGVESRGMLCSAAELQISNDHDGIMELPADAPIGAGYAEWAALGDPVVEINLTPNRQDCTGVHGIARDLAAADMGKFKDPTIKPIKGEFPCPVKVTVEDTSLCPGFALRLVRGVKNGPSPEWLQKRLTAIGLRPINALVDITNFMTYDRARPLHVFDAKKVKGNLVVRRAREGESLLALDGRTYNLDPAICVIADEHGVESLAGIMGGEASGCDETTTDVLIESALWNEINIAQTGRKLGINSDARYRFERGVDPAFMVPGLELATKLVTEMCGGAPSETVVVGKSFGDDRVIDFPVTEVKRLSGIDVPQAEMKRILTHLGFMMAGPGPVVKVAVPSWRSDVHGKADIVEEIVRIFGVDKVPMTPFERGEDARKPVLTPLQLRTRRAKRALAGRGMVEAVTWSFITKSAAQLFGGGQRELEVANPIASDLSDMRPTLLAGLIAAAQANANRGVNDVALFEVGQVFKGDRPQDQFMAASGVRHGIASSEGLGRHWTGSAQADVFDAKADALAVLAASGAPMQALQIVSGGPSWLHPGRSGTIQIGPQNVLGYFGEVHPRALEALGADGPLVVFEVILDRIPEAKKKPTRAKPLIELSAFQPVSRDFAFIVDRTVKTGDIVRAAQGVDKKLITGVNVFDVYEGKGIDEAKKSIAIAVTLQPREKTLTDQEIDAVAAKIVAEVTKKTGGTLRG; this comes from the coding sequence ATGAAATTCACCCTCTCCTGGCTGAAGGATCATCTCGAGACTGACGAGCCGCTCGACAGGCTTGCCGAGAAGCTCACCATGATCGGACTCGAGGTCGAGAACATCGAGGACAAGGCGAAGGCGCTCAAGCCCTTCACCATTGCGAAGGTGATTTCCGCCGAGCAGCATCCGAATGCGGATCGTTTACGCGTCTGCATGGTCGACACCGGCGACGGTGGCGCGCCGGTGCAGGTCGTGTGCGGCGCGCCGAATGCGCGTGCGGGTCTGGTCAGCGTGTTCTCTCCGCCCGGCACCTACATCCCCGGCAAGGACATCACGCTGGGCGTCGGCACCATCAGAGGCGTCGAGAGCCGCGGCATGCTGTGCTCGGCGGCCGAGCTGCAGATCTCCAACGATCATGACGGCATCATGGAATTGCCGGCGGATGCGCCGATCGGCGCAGGTTACGCCGAATGGGCGGCGCTCGGCGATCCCGTGGTCGAGATCAATTTGACGCCGAACCGGCAGGACTGCACCGGCGTGCACGGCATCGCGCGCGACCTCGCCGCCGCCGACATGGGCAAGTTCAAGGACCCGACCATCAAGCCGATCAAGGGCGAATTCCCCTGTCCTGTGAAAGTCACGGTTGAGGACACCTCGCTCTGTCCGGGCTTCGCGCTTCGCCTCGTGCGCGGAGTCAAGAACGGGCCGTCGCCGGAATGGCTGCAGAAGCGGCTGACGGCGATCGGCCTGCGTCCGATCAACGCGCTGGTCGACATCACCAACTTCATGACCTACGACCGCGCGCGTCCGCTGCACGTGTTCGACGCCAAGAAGGTGAAGGGCAATCTCGTCGTACGCCGCGCGCGCGAGGGCGAGAGCCTGCTGGCGCTCGACGGCCGCACCTACAATCTCGATCCCGCGATTTGCGTGATCGCGGACGAGCATGGCGTCGAATCGCTGGCCGGCATCATGGGCGGCGAGGCCTCGGGCTGCGACGAGACCACCACCGACGTGCTGATCGAATCGGCGCTGTGGAACGAGATCAACATCGCGCAGACCGGCCGCAAGCTCGGCATCAATTCCGATGCGCGCTACCGTTTCGAGCGCGGCGTCGATCCGGCCTTCATGGTGCCCGGCCTGGAGCTTGCGACGAAACTCGTGACGGAGATGTGCGGCGGCGCGCCGTCCGAGACCGTCGTGGTCGGCAAATCCTTCGGCGACGACCGCGTGATCGATTTCCCGGTCACCGAGGTGAAGCGTCTCTCCGGCATCGACGTGCCGCAAGCAGAGATGAAGCGCATCCTGACCCATCTCGGCTTCATGATGGCCGGCCCGGGGCCGGTCGTGAAGGTCGCTGTGCCGTCCTGGCGCTCCGACGTGCACGGCAAGGCCGACATCGTCGAGGAGATTGTCCGCATCTTCGGCGTCGACAAGGTCCCGATGACGCCGTTCGAGCGCGGCGAGGACGCGCGCAAGCCGGTGCTGACGCCGCTCCAGCTGCGCACGCGCCGGGCCAAGCGCGCGCTCGCGGGCCGCGGCATGGTGGAGGCGGTGACCTGGTCCTTCATCACCAAGAGCGCGGCACAGTTGTTCGGCGGCGGCCAGCGCGAGCTCGAGGTCGCCAACCCGATCGCGTCGGATCTCTCCGACATGCGCCCGACGCTGCTTGCGGGCCTGATCGCGGCGGCACAGGCGAACGCCAACCGCGGCGTGAACGATGTCGCGCTGTTCGAGGTCGGCCAGGTGTTCAAGGGCGATCGCCCGCAGGACCAGTTCATGGCCGCGAGCGGCGTCCGCCACGGCATTGCTTCGTCCGAAGGCCTGGGACGGCACTGGACCGGCTCGGCGCAGGCCGATGTGTTCGACGCCAAGGCTGATGCGCTGGCGGTGCTGGCAGCAAGCGGCGCGCCGATGCAGGCGCTGCAGATCGTGTCCGGTGGACCGTCCTGGCTGCATCCGGGCCGCTCCGGCACCATCCAGATCGGGCCGCAGAACGTGCTCGGATATTTCGGCGAGGTGCATCCGCGCGCGCTCGAAGCGCTCGGCGCCGACGGCCCGCTTGTCGTGTTCGAGGTGATCCTGGACCGTATCCCGGAAGCGAAGAAGAAGCCGACCCGCGCCAAGCCGCTGATCGAACTCTCGGCGTTCCAGCCGGTATCGCGCGACTTCGCCTTCATCGTCGATCGCACCGTGAAGACGGGCGACATCGTGCGCGCCGCGCAGGGTGTCGACAAGAAGCTCATCACCGGCGTCAACGTCTTCGACGTCTATGAGGGCAAGGGCATCGACGAGGCCAAGAAATCGATCGCGATCGCGGTGACGCTCCAGCCGCGCGAGAAGACCCTGACCGATCAGGAGATCGACGCCGTCGCGGCGAAGATCGTCGCCGAGGTCACGAAGAAGACCGGCGGCACGCTCCGCGGATGA